Part of the Flavobacterium alkalisoli genome is shown below.
GAACTGTAAACGACCCGGAGTAGAACCCCACCCGGCTATGCTTACCAAGTTGGCTACAAAATCGGCTACAGGTATAGAAGCAAGTAACTCATCTGCATCATTACGCAGCTCTAATGTCTTATCAACAGAGTTATAAGTTATGCTTGTACCTTCGTTGTTCAGAGAACCAAGATTAGCTGATGCAATAGTGGTTCCGGCACCGTCCCTTAAGCTTAGGGTTGCCGATGCAGGTACAAAAACAATACTCATGCTTTGCACAAAAGTCATTAACGCATAATCTTCCATACCAATAATCTCATTGGCCGCATGCGAATGTGCTTCTGGTGGAAATGAAATAGGGATATTTATAATGTCGCCATAATCCCCGCTTTTACCTACCGCACTTATATCGGCATCATTTGCCTTAGCATCAAATAGGTCAGCGTGTGCCTCTGGGTCAGTTAGATGGCCATTTAATTGAGCGGCCTCTGCCTTAGCTGCTAAAGTAGCCGTTAAGTCCTGTACCTTGTTTTGCGGTATATTGTCATCCTTATGCCAAAAGGAAGTAAATGTCTGAAGGAACTGGTTTTCTGTAGGCTTGTCGCCTGTTTGAAACCAACTTAAAATTGTATTGATGTTTGTTGCCATATTATCCTATTCTATGAATGAAATAAACTATCCTGTGCGGGTTAAGTATGTTAACAGGCTGCGAACCTCCAGTATTATTCCCGGTAGAAGTTACACCGTCAGCAGCTATGGTTTTTACAGGTACGTCATTACCGTAGTCAATAACTTCGGCTGCGCCGTCCTTACGTTTTAAAATGCTGCTGTCTATCGGGTGCGAGTGAGGTGGTAGGTTGTTTGCCGATAGTGTTACCTGTTTAGAACCTCCCTGCCCTAATAGTGTGTTAAATGTTGAGTCGTCAGGGTCAAGACCAACCGGGAACTTACCACGTAAAGGAGTGTACTCTGCCCACCCGGCAGGAATTTCGCTTGCGGGCTTCATCCAGAGTATAACACCTCCTGCCGCCTGAAATACAGCGTTTATACTCTCTAAAGTCTGTACCCTTGCGGTTAACTGATTCACTGCGGTTAGTGATGCCTTAGCGTTAAGTATTGCCTCAAGGCCACGTGTTGGGTAACAACGTTGAAAACCTGCCCAAGAAATAGATCCTGTTCCGGTGCCGAAAGATGCCCAACGTATTTTGTGTACCGTCTGTATAGTTCCGTTCTTGTAAGGTCGGTTAACGTTCTGCTCATTAATAATGATAGATGCCTGTGTTACACCGCCTCTAAACTCCATTACCTCACCATTTATAAAGAGAACACCGTCACTTGTGGTGTTGTTAGAGTTGTTATACACACAGCCCTCTATAATGGAAAAGTCACCCGCTAAAAAGCCCAGTGCATTAAAGAGGGTGTAGCTATCCTGAAGTTCCTGAAGCCTTTCCTGATGCAGTTTTAAACCGCCTGTATTAGTAAATACTGATTTGTTCATATTATTCGCTTATTACTAAAATTGTATATCTTTTCCCGCCTGCTTTATAAAAGCGTATATGTGCATTTACACTGTGCAGGCTGTTATCATAAACCTCCTGAGGCACATAAACAATAAAATCTAATCCGGTATCGCCCGTTTCTCCTTCAGTATATAACCAAAGGAAATCCTCCTCTGTTTCACTGCCTATATATTCATCCTGTTGTTCTGCCTCGGTATAAATTACGGCCGTTTCATTAATCTGGCCATTCGTTATATATATGCGCCTTAACACCGTATCAAACTTATCGTTTAGAGACTTCCTGAGATAACATACCTGCCCGTTATGGTTAAGCTTGTAAATGTTCTCCTTTCTTAATTGAAACCAGTTATAATACACTGTTTCAATAGGCTTTAAAAGCACGGATAAAAACCTGATATTTTTAAGCTTCCGCTTATTAATAGGTAGTTCATTAATAAGCAGCAATAGGAAGTTTACATCAAACCACATACGTAATATTATCAAACGTTACTACTTCAAAATATCCTGACTCCGGTATCGTTGCTATGTTTAACGGCTGAAGGTCGCCATAGCCTGCCGTCTCTGCATCAATCCACGAGGTCTCAGCGTTTAATATTGTAGCATCAATCACTCCCGGAACAACCTGCAACCTGTCAATTAAATGGTTAAGGCGAAGCTCCCCGTTAAATGGCAACTCCTTCATGTATGCCTGTATCGCTTCATTAACCGGGTTGTTTCCGTTTAGTATGCTTATGCCATTAGCATCCAGTACAAGCGCATCACGTTTAACCTGTATTGATAGGTAAAGCCTGTCCGGCAGGAAGTTTATAATCTCAAGGTCAACACCTGCCCATTTAACCTCCTCCATATAAGCTTCAAAAGCTTCTTTTTGCTCAAGGGGTATTGGGGCAAGAACCCCGTTTTCTTCGCCCGCTATTTTAATAATTACCGTACTGCTGTCTTCAGCTTCATTAACGGCACAGTACTTTACAACTTTAGCCGCTTCTATTTGCTCATCCGTTGCCCCTGTAGTATCAAAATAGTCATGGTCTGTAACTAAATCAAAGCCATATAAAAAAGCTAATGCCATAGTTCTGTACCACGGCAGTCGGCCTGACTTTTGGTTAAATAAGGTAGTGGCCACTTCTGCATCGTGCGTATCAAACAGATTTTCCATAGTTCCTATTGATACCGCCACTATATAAGTAAACAGCCTAAACATGGCCGTTGCACTTGTTGACGTAAACACTAATGATAAAACACTATCATTAGCGATGGCCAACAACATTTCATTTTGTATTTCAGATATCTGTCTTGCCATAATTATGATACTATAAAAGTTGAACCTATTATCATATAATCTATACCATCCGGTTCGCTTGGTATCTGTTCCAGAGTAGCAGCTGTCGCTA
Proteins encoded:
- a CDS encoding phage baseplate protein; its protein translation is MNKSVFTNTGGLKLHQERLQELQDSYTLFNALGFLAGDFSIIEGCVYNNSNNTTSDGVLFINGEVMEFRGGVTQASIIINEQNVNRPYKNGTIQTVHKIRWASFGTGTGSISWAGFQRCYPTRGLEAILNAKASLTAVNQLTARVQTLESINAVFQAAGGVILWMKPASEIPAGWAEYTPLRGKFPVGLDPDDSTFNTLLGQGGSKQVTLSANNLPPHSHPIDSSILKRKDGAAEVIDYGNDVPVKTIAADGVTSTGNNTGGSQPVNILNPHRIVYFIHRIG
- a CDS encoding nucleotidyltransferase, encoding MARQISEIQNEMLLAIANDSVLSLVFTSTSATAMFRLFTYIVAVSIGTMENLFDTHDAEVATTLFNQKSGRLPWYRTMALAFLYGFDLVTDHDYFDTTGATDEQIEAAKVVKYCAVNEAEDSSTVIIKIAGEENGVLAPIPLEQKEAFEAYMEEVKWAGVDLEIINFLPDRLYLSIQVKRDALVLDANGISILNGNNPVNEAIQAYMKELPFNGELRLNHLIDRLQVVPGVIDATILNAETSWIDAETAGYGDLQPLNIATIPESGYFEVVTFDNITYVV